In Wolbachia endosymbiont (group B) of Germaria angustata, the following are encoded in one genomic region:
- a CDS encoding cation diffusion facilitator family transporter has translation MTAVHNGKHSIAESKRLIYSIIIVAITMLMEIAGGIISHSLALLSDAGHMLTDLFALVLSWIAHKFSAKKSDLQRSYGYHRLQIIAAFVNGLTLFFIAAVIIIESIKRFICPVNVEWKVMLIIATLGLISNIIVFFILHSKCESNINIKSAVLHVIGDILGSVAAILASIIIMFTGWQIVDPILSVFVSVIILNSGYKILKNSCHILLEGTPESVSAEEIKSEIVSKLPEVIDVHHIHAWSLSDNYFILTMHAKIKQNGQHTNILYEIKKILLNRFEIAHSTVEIEYDECVDSKILKH, from the coding sequence ATGACAGCAGTGCACAATGGCAAACACTCAATAGCAGAGTCTAAGCGCTTAATTTATTCCATAATAATAGTTGCAATAACAATGCTTATGGAGATAGCAGGTGGAATAATTTCACATTCGCTTGCTCTGTTATCAGATGCAGGACATATGCTCACTGATCTTTTTGCCTTGGTTTTAAGCTGGATAGCGCACAAATTTTCAGCTAAGAAATCTGATTTACAGAGGTCATATGGGTATCACAGATTGCAGATAATTGCAGCATTTGTTAATGGTTTAACTCTATTTTTCATTGCAGCGGTCATTATAATTGAATCAATAAAGAGATTCATTTGTCCAGTCAATGTGGAATGGAAAGTAATGCTAATAATTGCCACACTTGGCCTAATCTCTAACATTATAGTCTTTTTTATATTACATAGTAAATGCGAAAGTAATATAAACATAAAAAGTGCTGTATTGCATGTTATCGGAGATATTTTAGGTTCTGTAGCTGCTATACTTGCATCCATAATTATCATGTTTACCGGATGGCAAATAGTGGACCCTATTTTGTCAGTATTTGTCAGTGTAATAATCTTAAACAGTGGATATAAAATTCTCAAGAATTCTTGCCATATACTCCTTGAAGGTACACCTGAGAGTGTATCTGCTGAGGAGATAAAAAGTGAGATTGTATCTAAGTTACCTGAAGTGATAGATGTGCATCATATACATGCATGGTCACTATCTGATAATTATTTTATACTTACTATGCATGCCAAGATAAAGCAAAATGGGCAACATACTAATATTCTGTATGAGATAAAAAAAATACTATTAAATAGATTTGAAATTGCACACTCTACAGTTGAAATTGAATACGATGAGTGCGTAGACAGTAAAATACTTAAGCATTGA
- a CDS encoding peptidase M2: protein MLDIVKTNKLEVRIMTINQQVNKNITKEEYFNDKHVIEVKDLNIKVEVYSHDLRASKVAKIESEIRETATNFKDAFKLEPGSSEQTFKIYVFDDKADYTHLGGSKRFGSYLGDEGGKCYYKGEADVFAEMYVYQQGGVHNLQHEFAHGLTYLATGGKSLPTVLMEGIADYFEHHSDHKFNAQGSSIDKTEAANLDLGGILNLQYSANGKENSLVYKTGHALIMYLQEKDPSLLRDYLDALRQGNSDESKSFLKDIKGHDTDFKSWLAENDTETAMEHLNALQVTKGDFIATGQGIVGGKIKNISYYKANIEKIDGENVGSFSPVEHVAFYDVARAINRATNDNLDISKEYHFLKAVKTTDGQVKLTYSDQQGNEYQNSQEYKMQALRILSKHGEDLRKSYYDRKEDLDKQKDIKYNDVLKSLREQEETQRHDAYEQYKRGEISYAKFVEKCNSASTNYHNEDKRLYNATQDKYTQLKDDLLDKTINAGLKQVKETQNIDVEKMLEEMVNIDPNLIRGAHINLQEGKVFSIKALGHGDMGALSIYDGNTKLGELSSESGFFKQVEGQTKETFVFEDILHNLNTQYDGGAYMAITKENGHYKASLIDGRTVERDEYFDEAHLHENELLHPSTGHIQKDLDSLLLRGTKILNHQDSKHAQYSDEQRESGVIVEKETLLDDKGTDRTDDDVYEAVVKQGGENLHAFKNMGFYITEEIKNERGEVINESNLFIHDHGKNVRFQLPGNVTHLKLVEKDGQYKLAPSDSEGREYSSIPDEYKYIDPVFAHEYEKRDYSHKHINVGLINLEKYAPGKLFTIKHDPNDYQIQRNSSGEIVRINNQRYFTKVKLFDGDTDEEIGMLSNNFHNFKGKIFFSADYNYSYNDFLASVSPQVEIEDMGNGSKKITFDQGDGDIGETNRGYTDYQRIFTKEKQTESPKGQVSETKTEVNMSHSTTNVVAEERTVSNDNSEIQSDQPQIPTRAKRSDSVEEKEQVVLKDTILKIEKSYDRDVEGKHKANVIIDYNDVKALYNRAEGADKQSVLDFWNKLHTSDYKVGALPEDKYYFKDGKFLIHDSDTKKLIVLPEDKVSIKIMKDGDSYSLAISNGNGKVISSISKIDNPNYELLSDSSHFSLETQDNFELLDQHHEYNLYLENGFVKMFDCASDHVYHDHNSAYI, encoded by the coding sequence ATGCTTGATATTGTAAAGACTAATAAATTAGAGGTTAGAATTATGACAATTAATCAACAAGTAAATAAAAATATAACTAAAGAAGAATATTTTAACGATAAGCATGTTATAGAAGTTAAAGATTTAAATATTAAAGTAGAGGTTTATTCTCACGATTTAAGAGCAAGTAAAGTTGCTAAAATTGAAAGTGAAATAAGAGAAACAGCTACTAATTTTAAAGATGCATTTAAGTTGGAGCCTGGTAGCTCAGAACAAACGTTCAAAATTTATGTGTTTGATGATAAGGCTGATTACACTCATCTTGGCGGAAGCAAACGTTTTGGTTCTTACCTTGGAGATGAGGGTGGTAAATGTTACTACAAAGGAGAAGCTGATGTTTTTGCTGAGATGTATGTCTATCAGCAAGGTGGCGTTCATAACCTTCAGCATGAATTTGCACATGGTTTAACTTACTTGGCTACAGGAGGAAAATCTCTACCTACAGTATTAATGGAGGGAATTGCAGATTACTTTGAACATCATTCAGATCACAAGTTCAATGCTCAAGGGTCAAGCATTGATAAAACTGAAGCCGCAAATTTGGATCTAGGTGGAATTTTAAATTTACAATACTCAGCCAATGGTAAAGAAAACAGTTTAGTGTATAAAACTGGTCATGCGTTGATAATGTACTTACAGGAAAAAGATCCTAGTTTATTAAGAGACTACCTAGATGCTTTACGTCAAGGTAACTCAGATGAATCAAAAAGTTTCTTGAAAGACATAAAAGGACATGATACTGACTTCAAAAGTTGGCTTGCTGAGAATGATACAGAAACTGCAATGGAACATCTCAACGCTTTGCAAGTTACAAAAGGAGATTTTATAGCAACTGGTCAAGGAATAGTGGGTGGAAAAATTAAAAACATATCCTACTATAAAGCAAATATAGAAAAGATAGATGGAGAAAACGTTGGAAGTTTTTCTCCTGTAGAACATGTTGCATTTTATGATGTTGCTCGTGCTATTAATAGGGCAACAAATGATAACCTCGATATATCAAAGGAATATCATTTCTTAAAGGCAGTAAAAACTACTGATGGGCAGGTTAAGCTGACTTACTCTGATCAACAAGGTAATGAATATCAAAACAGTCAAGAGTATAAAATGCAAGCTTTGAGGATATTATCAAAACATGGTGAAGATCTTAGAAAATCTTACTATGATAGGAAAGAAGACTTAGATAAGCAGAAGGATATAAAATATAATGATGTGTTGAAAAGCCTGCGTGAACAGGAAGAAACACAGCGTCATGATGCATACGAGCAATACAAAAGAGGAGAGATCTCTTATGCGAAATTTGTAGAAAAATGCAATTCAGCCAGCACTAATTATCATAATGAAGATAAGAGATTATATAATGCTACACAGGACAAATATACACAACTGAAAGATGATTTGCTTGATAAAACCATAAACGCTGGCTTGAAACAAGTAAAAGAAACTCAGAACATTGACGTAGAAAAGATGTTAGAAGAGATGGTCAATATCGATCCAAACCTAATCAGAGGTGCTCATATTAATCTACAAGAAGGTAAAGTTTTCTCTATCAAAGCTCTTGGTCACGGAGATATGGGTGCACTATCTATATATGATGGGAATACAAAGCTTGGAGAGTTGTCGAGCGAATCGGGCTTTTTTAAGCAAGTTGAAGGTCAAACTAAAGAAACTTTTGTTTTTGAGGACATATTGCACAACTTGAATACTCAATATGACGGTGGTGCTTATATGGCTATTACAAAAGAAAATGGTCATTATAAAGCTTCTTTAATAGACGGTAGAACAGTTGAACGTGATGAATACTTTGATGAAGCACATTTACATGAAAATGAATTGTTGCATCCTAGCACTGGACACATTCAAAAAGATTTAGATTCTCTGCTTCTTAGAGGGACCAAAATTCTAAATCATCAGGATTCAAAGCATGCTCAATATTCTGATGAGCAAAGAGAAAGCGGCGTAATCGTAGAAAAAGAAACATTATTGGATGATAAAGGGACTGATAGAACAGACGACGATGTATACGAAGCGGTTGTAAAGCAAGGAGGCGAAAATCTACATGCATTCAAAAATATGGGTTTCTATATTACTGAAGAGATAAAAAATGAAAGAGGTGAAGTTATAAATGAAAGTAACTTGTTCATTCATGATCATGGAAAAAACGTAAGGTTTCAATTGCCAGGCAATGTTACTCACCTAAAATTGGTGGAAAAAGATGGACAATATAAATTAGCACCATCTGATTCTGAAGGAAGAGAATATAGTAGCATACCAGACGAATACAAATATATTGACCCAGTATTTGCACATGAATATGAAAAGAGAGATTATTCTCATAAACATATAAATGTGGGCCTTATAAACTTAGAAAAATATGCCCCTGGTAAACTTTTTACCATTAAACATGATCCAAATGATTATCAGATACAAAGAAACTCGAGTGGTGAAATAGTGAGAATCAACAATCAAAGATATTTCACTAAAGTAAAACTATTTGATGGTGATACTGATGAAGAAATTGGAATGTTATCTAATAATTTCCATAACTTCAAAGGAAAAATATTCTTTTCTGCTGATTATAACTACAGTTATAACGATTTCCTAGCATCTGTTTCTCCTCAAGTTGAAATTGAGGATATGGGAAATGGAAGTAAAAAAATAACTTTTGATCAAGGTGATGGCGATATCGGTGAAACTAATAGAGGCTACACTGACTATCAGAGAATATTCACAAAAGAGAAACAAACCGAAAGTCCAAAAGGGCAAGTAAGTGAAACTAAGACAGAGGTTAACATGAGCCATAGTACTACTAATGTTGTTGCTGAAGAGAGAACTGTATCAAACGACAATAGTGAAATACAGTCTGATCAACCACAAATTCCAACAAGGGCAAAAAGGTCAGATTCAGTGGAGGAGAAAGAGCAGGTAGTGTTGAAAGACACAATCTTGAAAATAGAAAAGAGCTATGATAGAGATGTAGAAGGAAAGCATAAGGCAAATGTAATCATAGATTATAATGATGTGAAAGCCTTGTATAATAGAGCAGAAGGAGCAGATAAGCAATCTGTGTTAGATTTTTGGAACAAACTGCACACATCAGATTATAAGGTTGGCGCTTTGCCGGAAGACAAGTATTACTTTAAAGATGGCAAATTTCTAATTCACGATAGTGATACGAAAAAGCTTATAGTGTTACCTGAAGATAAGGTATCCATCAAAATAATGAAGGATGGTGATAGTTATAGTTTGGCTATATCAAATGGTAATGGCAAAGTAATAAGCAGCATTAGTAAAATAGATAATCCAAATTACGAATTGCTATCAGATTCAAGTCACTTCAGCTTAGAAACACAAGATAACTTTGAGTTATTAGATCAACATCATGAATATAATCTCTATCTAGAGAATGGTTTTGTGAAAATGTTCGACTGTGCAAGCGATCACGTTTATCACGATCATAACTCAGCCTATATCTAA
- the plsY gene encoding glycerol-3-phosphate 1-O-acyltransferase PlsY, with the protein MEKYIILILSYILGSIPFSLIIAKINGINLREVGSGNIGATNVARTGNKFLAAIALFLDTSKGFIAVYTAQQFCDNNDFYIYVSAILAVLGHMFPIWLRFNGGKGVATTLGVLVALNISIALALAFIFVWLIVFFIFRYSSLASLAANAAAVIASFFFQKELFLILLTVAILIFLKHYKNIANLLQGREHKFL; encoded by the coding sequence ATGGAGAAATATATAATTCTTATATTATCCTACATACTAGGTTCAATACCGTTTAGCTTAATTATTGCAAAAATAAATGGTATAAATTTAAGAGAAGTAGGTTCAGGAAACATTGGCGCTACAAATGTTGCAAGGACAGGAAATAAATTTCTTGCTGCTATTGCGTTATTTCTGGATACCTCTAAAGGGTTTATCGCAGTTTATACAGCACAACAATTTTGTGATAATAACGATTTTTATATATATGTATCTGCAATTTTAGCAGTTCTAGGGCATATGTTTCCTATTTGGCTAAGGTTCAATGGAGGAAAGGGGGTTGCAACAACTTTGGGAGTTTTAGTAGCACTTAACATTTCTATAGCATTAGCATTAGCATTTATATTTGTCTGGCTAATAGTATTTTTTATCTTTCGGTACTCCTCTCTTGCTTCCTTGGCTGCTAATGCAGCAGCTGTTATAGCATCTTTCTTTTTTCAAAAGGAGTTATTCCTTATACTACTCACTGTAGCGATATTAATTTTCTTGAAGCATTACAAAAATATTGCAAATCTTCTGCAAGGCAGAGAGCATAAGTTTTTATAA